In a genomic window of Drosophila takahashii strain IR98-3 E-12201 chromosome 3L, DtakHiC1v2, whole genome shotgun sequence:
- the LOC108063610 gene encoding uncharacterized protein, translated as MLLSHNKNSGIMFESISFLFLFALAFVAWVLLCFQHVVQIQKRGSSDFRVELYTEYPGITFEPQLCQSTSEQSPSGGAYEFAMSFGVIFALTLGLSKLLQLAEVQAKSYLKSRRALPPESAAQDEDLADEQQMQCQQNQHNPFDPLLDHNEDLKEQLSSLQSQCLEMRELLQELRISSSSSSYGSAHSENETMASEESMVLWKQTDSIVETVSGSSHRSASSQPGQNIYINNSHIHINGRVYLTESHVNVDLCQQASMFTRKRSEFLQVYGNYITGLKERPMISGMRCNNILM; from the exons ATGTTATTATCACACAACAAGAATTCGGGAATCATGTTCGAAAGCATAagttttttgttcttgtttgcACTGGCCTTCGTTGCCTGGGTCCTCCTCTGTTTCCAGCATGTGGTCCAGATTCAGAAGCGTGGCTCCTCCGATTTCCGAGTGGAACTCTACACAG AGTACCCGGGTATTACGTTTGAGCCGCAGCTGTGCCAAAGTACTTCAGAGCAGAGCCCTTCCGGAGGGGCCTATGAGTTCGCAATGAGCTTCGGGGTGATCTTCGCCCTGACCTTGGGTCTGTCTAAGCTACTCCAACTGGCCGAGGTGCAGGCTAAGAGCTACCTGAAGAGTCGCAGGGCTCTGCCTCCGGAATCTGCGGCCCAAGACGAGGATCTTGCCGATGAGCAGCAGATGCAGTGCCAACAGAACCAACATAATCCCTTTGATCCTCTGTTGGACCACAATGAGGACCTGAAGGAGCAACTTAGTAGCCTACAGTCGCAGTGCCTGGAAATGCGTGAGCTTCTGCAAGAGCTGCGGATCAGCAGCAGTTCAAGTAGTTATGGGAGTGCCCACTCGGAAAATGAAACCATGGCCTCCGAGGAGTCCATGGTGTTGTGGAAGCAAACGGACTCCATAGTTGAAACAGTCTCCGGTTCATCGCACCGGTCGGCCAGTTCGCAGCCCGGCCAGAACATCTACATCAACAATAGTCACATCCACATCAACGGACGCGTCTACCTAACCGAGAGCCACGTGAACGTCGACCTATGCCAGCAGGCATCGATGTTCACCAGGAAGAGAAGCGAGTTCCTCCAGGTGTACGGCAACTACATCACTGGTCTGAAGGAGCGCCCCATGATTTCGGGCATGCGATGCAACAACATCCTCATGTGA